A window of the Gemmatirosa kalamazoonensis genome harbors these coding sequences:
- the hisIE gene encoding bifunctional phosphoribosyl-AMP cyclohydrolase/phosphoribosyl-ATP diphosphatase HisIE, translated as MLDIDSLNFEKGGGVVTVVTQDARTGVVLMVAHADREALDRTLATGEMHYRSRSRGLWHKGATSGNVQRVVSLAADCDGDAVLARVAPAGPACHTGTTSCFGDPALGADVLGALDATIAARAGSGTRGGSPPFAHGSAESTGAPNHSDAERPSYTQRLLADRNLRLKKVGEEAAELVVACADGDAPRAAEEAADLVYHTLVALRALGLSLDDVRAVLAQRQR; from the coding sequence ATGCTGGACATCGACTCGCTGAACTTCGAGAAAGGCGGCGGCGTGGTGACCGTCGTGACGCAGGACGCACGCACCGGCGTCGTGCTGATGGTGGCGCACGCCGACCGCGAGGCCCTCGATCGCACGCTCGCGACGGGCGAGATGCACTACCGCTCGCGCTCGCGCGGGCTATGGCACAAGGGCGCGACGAGCGGCAACGTGCAGCGCGTGGTGTCGCTCGCCGCGGACTGCGATGGCGACGCGGTGCTCGCGCGCGTGGCGCCCGCCGGGCCGGCGTGCCACACGGGCACGACGTCGTGCTTCGGCGATCCGGCGCTCGGCGCCGACGTCCTCGGCGCGCTCGACGCGACGATCGCGGCGCGCGCGGGATCAGGTACCAGGGGGGGCTCCCCCCCCTTCGCCCATGGTTCCGCCGAGTCGACCGGGGCGCCTAACCATTCGGACGCGGAGCGGCCCAGCTACACGCAGCGGCTGCTCGCGGACCGGAACCTCCGCCTCAAGAAGGTGGGCGAGGAGGCGGCCGAGCTGGTGGTGGCCTGCGCCGACGGCGACGCGCCGCGCGCGGCGGAGGAGGCCGCCGACCTCGTGTACCACACGCTCGTCGCGTTGCGCGCGCTCGGCCTGTCGCTCGACGACGTGCGCGCCGTGCTCGCGCAGCGGCAGCGCTGA
- a CDS encoding HisA/HisF-related TIM barrel protein: MLVIPAVDLRDGACVQLVGGEYADERVRLDDPLAVAREWSRLGFHRLHVVDLDAATGRGSNASVVEEILRHGGVDEVQVGGGVRDEDAVDRILGYGATAVVVGTRGVEDPDWLGELAARYPGQIVLAADVRERRVVTRGWQHTLPRNVIDLVEELHGVPLAGLLVTAVHREGQMLGTDLPLMEDVVDASDVPVIASGGVGSMNDLRALDDRGVWGAVVGMALYTGAIDPRAVLDEYNDE; this comes from the coding sequence ATGTTAGTCATCCCGGCGGTCGACCTGCGCGACGGTGCGTGCGTGCAGCTCGTGGGCGGCGAGTACGCGGACGAGCGCGTGCGACTCGACGATCCGCTCGCGGTGGCGCGCGAGTGGTCGCGGCTGGGCTTCCATCGCCTGCACGTCGTGGATCTCGACGCGGCCACGGGACGCGGCTCCAACGCGTCGGTCGTGGAGGAGATCCTGCGGCACGGCGGCGTCGACGAGGTGCAGGTCGGCGGCGGCGTGCGCGACGAGGACGCGGTGGACCGCATCCTCGGCTACGGCGCGACCGCGGTGGTGGTCGGGACGCGCGGCGTGGAGGACCCCGACTGGCTCGGCGAGCTCGCGGCGCGCTACCCGGGACAGATCGTTCTCGCGGCCGACGTGCGCGAGCGGCGCGTGGTGACGCGCGGCTGGCAGCACACGCTGCCGCGCAACGTGATCGACCTCGTCGAGGAGCTGCACGGCGTGCCGCTCGCCGGGCTGCTCGTCACCGCGGTGCACCGCGAGGGGCAGATGTTGGGCACCGACCTGCCGCTCATGGAGGACGTGGTGGACGCGTCGGACGTGCCGGTGATCGCGTCCGGGGGCGTGGGCTCGATGAACGACCTGCGCGCGCTCGACGACCGCGGCGTGTGGGGCGCGGTGGTGGGCATGGCACTGTACACGGGCGCGATCGATCCCCGCGCGGTGCTCGACGAATACAACGACGAGTGA
- a CDS encoding ABC transporter permease, translated as MRTLLADLRFAVRSLRRRRTFTAVALATIALAIGAATAIYGVVDAVLFRSLPYRDGGRILSVWQTDATRKTSMLLAASWDQMTLDYTDFIAWRAQQTSFTAVGAWSGFRRVLTTTSGFEEIVGTRVSPGLFELLGVRPVLGRTFLPGEDVPNGPHVAMLSYDAWQARFGGRRDVIGRALQFDDGPYEIVGVLPPGTTLARGKPGAPFWIPAGQQLGDVGKHNHSFFALGRLRPGVTEAQAALEAERLLGAGDPEAHRGARVTDFVRDETRAVRAPLLLLLGAVGLLLLVACVNVATLLLGEAASRGAEMSARTALGASRARLVRQLLTESALLSAGGAALGALLALWGTRVIVALAPPRIPGLGAVHVDARVLGVSFLAAAAAALLFGIVPALTLADAGPAALLRAGHVADGRGRLQRVLIAAELALSMVLLVGAGLLSRSLQALSSVDPGFRAEGVLTVPVMMRGKYWEDSLRLRAFQARVVPRVRAIPGVTAVSMATSPPFSGRSSSSPVLLPGESDAERGAHKHELEQRTVTPNYFATLGIPVLTGRSLGDADRVGAPLVAVISESAARRDFPTESALGKQVKWQGAWRTIVGVVADVKVSTLAGEARPSIYVPLAQDIDVPDLVLRTRGDPASVAAAVRAAVREVDPAFLVGDAESMEARVRRSFAEERFRTALVVLFGAMALVLSAVGTYGVAARAVNRRTREVGIRLAVGAPARSVVALVVNGTLRGVVVGVAVGTAGALAASRLLAPYLYAVTPHDPATYAAIVGFLAAVSVLASWIPARRAGRVAPASVLRGN; from the coding sequence ATGCGCACGCTCCTCGCCGATCTCCGCTTCGCCGTGCGGTCGCTCCGCCGCCGGCGCACGTTCACGGCCGTCGCGCTCGCGACCATCGCGCTCGCCATCGGCGCCGCCACGGCGATCTACGGCGTGGTCGACGCGGTGCTCTTCCGGTCGCTGCCGTACCGCGACGGTGGGCGCATCCTCTCCGTCTGGCAGACCGACGCGACGCGGAAGACGAGCATGCTGCTGGCCGCGTCATGGGACCAGATGACGCTCGACTACACCGACTTCATCGCGTGGCGCGCACAACAGACGTCGTTCACCGCGGTGGGCGCGTGGTCGGGGTTCCGGCGCGTGCTCACCACGACGAGCGGCTTCGAAGAGATCGTGGGGACGCGCGTGAGCCCGGGTCTCTTCGAGCTGCTCGGCGTGCGGCCGGTGCTCGGCCGCACGTTCCTGCCGGGCGAGGACGTGCCGAACGGGCCGCACGTCGCGATGCTGAGCTACGACGCGTGGCAGGCGCGCTTCGGCGGGCGCCGCGACGTGATCGGGCGCGCGCTCCAGTTCGACGACGGGCCCTACGAGATCGTCGGCGTGCTGCCGCCGGGGACCACGCTCGCGCGCGGCAAGCCGGGCGCGCCGTTCTGGATTCCGGCCGGCCAGCAGCTGGGCGACGTCGGGAAGCACAACCACAGCTTCTTCGCCCTCGGCCGGCTGCGCCCGGGCGTCACGGAAGCGCAGGCGGCGCTCGAGGCGGAGCGGCTGTTAGGCGCCGGCGACCCCGAGGCGCACCGCGGGGCGCGCGTGACCGACTTCGTGCGCGACGAGACGCGCGCGGTGCGGGCGCCGCTGCTGCTCCTGTTAGGCGCCGTCGGGCTGCTGCTGCTCGTTGCGTGCGTGAACGTCGCGACGCTGCTGCTCGGCGAGGCGGCGAGCCGCGGCGCGGAGATGAGCGCCCGCACGGCGCTCGGCGCGAGCCGCGCACGGCTCGTCAGACAGCTGCTCACGGAGAGCGCGCTGCTCTCGGCCGGGGGCGCGGCGCTCGGCGCGCTGCTCGCGCTCTGGGGCACGAGAGTGATCGTCGCGCTCGCGCCGCCGCGCATCCCGGGGCTCGGCGCCGTGCACGTGGACGCGCGGGTGTTGGGCGTCTCGTTCCTCGCCGCGGCGGCGGCGGCGCTGCTGTTCGGCATCGTGCCGGCGCTCACGCTCGCCGACGCGGGGCCGGCGGCGCTGCTGCGCGCCGGGCACGTGGCCGACGGGCGCGGGCGGCTGCAGCGCGTGCTCATCGCCGCGGAGCTCGCGCTGTCGATGGTGCTGCTCGTCGGCGCGGGGCTGCTGTCACGCTCGCTGCAGGCGCTGTCGAGCGTCGACCCGGGATTCCGCGCGGAAGGCGTGCTGACCGTTCCGGTGATGATGCGCGGCAAGTACTGGGAGGACTCGCTCCGGCTGCGCGCGTTCCAGGCGCGCGTGGTGCCGCGCGTGCGCGCGATCCCGGGCGTGACCGCCGTGTCGATGGCGACGTCGCCCCCGTTCTCGGGCCGGTCGAGCAGCAGTCCCGTCCTGCTGCCGGGCGAGAGCGACGCCGAGCGCGGGGCGCACAAGCACGAGCTGGAGCAGCGCACGGTGACGCCGAACTACTTCGCGACGTTGGGCATCCCGGTGCTCACCGGCCGCTCGCTCGGCGACGCCGACCGCGTGGGCGCGCCGCTCGTCGCGGTGATCAGCGAGTCGGCCGCGCGCCGCGACTTCCCGACGGAGAGCGCGTTGGGCAAGCAGGTGAAATGGCAGGGCGCGTGGCGCACGATCGTCGGCGTGGTGGCCGACGTGAAGGTGAGCACGCTCGCCGGCGAGGCACGGCCGTCGATCTACGTGCCGCTCGCGCAGGACATCGACGTGCCCGATCTCGTGCTGCGCACGCGCGGCGACCCGGCGTCGGTGGCCGCGGCCGTGCGCGCCGCGGTGCGCGAGGTGGACCCGGCGTTCCTCGTCGGCGACGCGGAGTCGATGGAGGCGCGCGTGCGCCGCTCGTTCGCCGAGGAGCGATTCCGCACCGCGCTCGTGGTGCTGTTCGGCGCGATGGCGCTCGTGCTCTCGGCCGTGGGCACGTACGGCGTGGCCGCGCGCGCGGTGAATCGCCGCACGCGCGAGGTAGGGATCCGCCTCGCCGTCGGCGCACCGGCGCGCTCGGTCGTCGCGCTCGTGGTGAACGGCACGCTGCGCGGCGTCGTGGTGGGCGTCGCCGTCGGCACGGCGGGGGCGCTGGCGGCGAGCCGACTGCTCGCGCCGTACCTGTATGCCGTCACGCCGCACGATCCGGCGACGTACGCGGCGATCGTCGGCTTCCTCGCCGCGGTGAGCGTGCTGGCGAGCTGGATCCCGGCGCGGCGAGCCGGCCGCGTGGCGCCGGCGAGCGTGCTGCGCGGGAATTGA
- the hisF gene encoding imidazole glycerol phosphate synthase subunit HisF: MLTRRLIVCLDVKGGRVVKGTQFVNLRDVGDPVELAARYEAEGADEVTFLDISASAEERATLLDVARRTAERLFVPLTIGGGVRSADDVARALRAGADKVSINSAAVDRPAVLTESADRFGAQCVVASIDAKWDDAARMFRVYVKGGRQPTELEAVSWAAECVRRGAGEILLTSIDRDGARTGYDLPLTRAVADAVDVPVIASGGAGDATHVRDAIVDGHADAALVAGILHDGLTTVAALKDTMRDAGLPVRMASVERGA, encoded by the coding sequence ATGCTGACCCGGCGGCTCATCGTCTGCCTCGACGTGAAGGGCGGGCGCGTCGTGAAGGGCACGCAGTTCGTGAACCTGCGCGACGTCGGTGATCCGGTGGAGCTCGCGGCGCGCTACGAGGCCGAGGGCGCCGACGAGGTCACGTTCCTCGACATCTCGGCGAGCGCCGAGGAGCGCGCCACGCTGCTCGACGTCGCGCGGCGCACGGCGGAGCGGCTGTTCGTGCCGCTCACCATCGGCGGCGGCGTGCGCTCGGCGGACGACGTCGCGCGCGCGCTGCGGGCGGGCGCGGACAAGGTGAGCATCAACTCCGCCGCGGTGGATCGCCCGGCCGTGCTCACCGAGAGCGCCGACCGGTTCGGCGCGCAGTGCGTCGTGGCGAGCATCGACGCGAAGTGGGACGACGCGGCGCGCATGTTCCGCGTGTACGTGAAGGGCGGCCGGCAGCCGACGGAGCTCGAGGCCGTGAGCTGGGCGGCGGAGTGCGTGCGCCGCGGCGCCGGCGAGATCCTGCTCACGAGCATCGACCGCGACGGCGCGCGCACGGGCTACGACCTCCCGCTCACGCGCGCCGTCGCCGACGCGGTGGACGTGCCGGTGATCGCGTCCGGCGGCGCCGGCGACGCGACGCACGTACGCGACGCGATCGTCGACGGCCACGCCGACGCGGCGCTCGTCGCCGGCATCCTGCACGACGGGCTGACGACCGTGGCGGCGCTGAAGGACACGATGCGCGATGCGGGCCTTCCGGTTCGCATGGCGAGCGTGGAGCGGGGAGCGTAG
- a CDS encoding imidazoleglycerol-phosphate dehydratase yields MTTIVRETRETQIRVELTRGTGAATVDTSVPFLDHMLVTLARYAGVDLTVRARGDLRHHLIEDVGIAFGAALAEFAPATAARYGDRTIPMDDALVHVSIDIGGRPWYEGPLPSGLYDHWMRSFADNARATLHVRVLRGRDRHHIVEAAFKALGLALRDALVESGAVFSTKGSVSLRQSVERGAQSVEHSADA; encoded by the coding sequence ATGACGACGATCGTGCGCGAGACGCGCGAGACACAGATCCGCGTCGAGCTGACGCGCGGCACCGGCGCCGCGACGGTGGACACGAGCGTGCCGTTCCTCGACCACATGCTCGTGACGCTGGCGCGCTATGCGGGCGTGGACCTCACGGTGCGGGCGCGCGGGGATCTCAGGCACCACCTCATCGAGGACGTCGGCATCGCGTTCGGCGCCGCGCTGGCCGAGTTCGCGCCGGCGACGGCGGCGCGCTACGGCGACCGCACGATCCCGATGGACGACGCGCTCGTGCACGTGTCGATCGACATCGGCGGTCGCCCGTGGTACGAGGGGCCGCTGCCCAGCGGGCTGTACGACCACTGGATGCGGTCGTTCGCCGACAACGCGCGCGCGACGCTGCACGTGCGCGTGCTGCGCGGCAGGGACCGTCACCACATTGTCGAGGCGGCGTTCAAGGCGTTGGGCCTCGCGCTCCGTGACGCGCTCGTGGAGAGCGGGGCGGTGTTCTCCACCAAGGGCTCGGTGTCACTCAGGCAGAGCGTGGAGCGTGGAGCGCAGAGCGTGGAGCACTCCGCCGATGCATGA
- a CDS encoding LysM peptidoglycan-binding domain-containing protein produces the protein MSIDKKWQATVDGGITDAAWDEYDQTIQSAVATYNQKFAGTAQFQAVDWRWVKAMLWTESGGPTNESWKTRPLQIGNAGDPAFRVLQTGAEGSTEVMEADLFQALKAGRINEPAINVRAAVAYLFTRLAKFAEQSVLDPTDKTVREYTVAPGDTLWSIARRLGTTQEELQDSNPAARGGIKPKQVLKYRKAAKKLVIVGWRPATAGEIAARYNGGGDAAYAEKLTYVKDELFPKLVRKNAAVVP, from the coding sequence GTGTCCATCGACAAGAAGTGGCAGGCCACCGTCGACGGCGGCATCACCGACGCCGCGTGGGACGAGTACGACCAGACCATCCAGAGCGCGGTCGCCACGTACAACCAGAAGTTCGCCGGCACGGCCCAGTTCCAGGCGGTCGACTGGCGGTGGGTCAAGGCCATGCTCTGGACCGAGAGCGGCGGCCCGACGAACGAGTCGTGGAAGACCCGCCCACTGCAGATCGGCAACGCCGGCGACCCTGCGTTCCGGGTGCTGCAGACCGGCGCCGAAGGGTCGACGGAGGTCATGGAGGCCGATCTGTTCCAGGCCCTGAAGGCCGGGCGGATCAACGAGCCCGCGATCAACGTCCGCGCGGCCGTCGCGTACCTCTTCACCCGCCTCGCCAAGTTCGCCGAGCAGTCCGTGCTCGATCCCACCGACAAGACGGTGCGCGAGTACACCGTCGCCCCCGGCGACACGCTGTGGTCGATCGCGCGCCGGCTGGGCACGACCCAGGAGGAGCTGCAGGACAGCAACCCGGCGGCGCGCGGCGGCATCAAGCCCAAGCAGGTGCTCAAGTACCGCAAGGCGGCCAAGAAGCTCGTGATCGTCGGCTGGCGCCCCGCGACCGCGGGAGAGATCGCGGCGCGCTACAACGGCGGCGGCGACGCCGCGTACGCCGAGAAGCTGACGTACGTCAAGGACGAGCTCTTCCCCAAGCTGGTGCGCAAGAACGCCGCGGTCGTACCGTGA
- the hisN gene encoding histidinol-phosphatase, with protein sequence MRDFPSESLMYAAADVARVAGDVALRHFRSALRVETKGDGSPVTIADRAAEAAARAWLAERFPDDGILGEEEGITRADAARRWVIDPIDGTKTFVRGVPLWGTLVAVAAGDDVLAGAAYFPAVRELVAAAPGAGCWWNGARCRVSDVASLGTATVLTTDEKFTHRPDRRDAWRRLSDAAGLARSWGDCYGYLLVATGRAEAMLDAVVGDWDTACFLPIVEEAGGAFTDWEGRRTAFGRSAIATNAALAAEVRARLGA encoded by the coding sequence ATGCGTGACTTCCCCTCCGAGTCGTTGATGTACGCGGCGGCCGACGTCGCGCGCGTCGCCGGCGACGTGGCGCTGCGCCACTTCCGCTCCGCGCTGCGCGTGGAGACGAAGGGCGACGGCTCGCCGGTGACGATCGCCGACCGCGCGGCGGAGGCGGCGGCGCGCGCGTGGCTCGCCGAGCGCTTTCCGGACGACGGGATACTCGGCGAGGAGGAAGGGATCACGCGGGCGGATGCGGCGCGCCGGTGGGTGATCGATCCGATCGACGGCACGAAGACGTTCGTGCGCGGCGTGCCGCTGTGGGGGACGCTCGTCGCCGTCGCGGCGGGGGACGACGTGCTCGCCGGCGCCGCATACTTCCCCGCGGTGCGCGAGCTGGTGGCCGCGGCGCCGGGCGCGGGCTGCTGGTGGAACGGCGCCCGGTGCCGCGTGTCGGACGTCGCGTCGTTAGGCACGGCGACGGTGCTGACGACGGACGAGAAGTTCACGCACCGCCCCGACCGCCGCGACGCGTGGCGCCGCCTGTCCGACGCCGCCGGGCTCGCGCGCTCGTGGGGCGACTGCTACGGCTACCTGCTCGTCGCCACGGGTCGCGCCGAGGCGATGCTCGACGCGGTCGTCGGCGACTGGGACACGGCGTGCTTCCTTCCGATCGTGGAGGAAGCGGGGGGCGCGTTCACCGACTGGGAGGGGCGGCGCACGGCGTTCGGCAGGAGCGCGATCGCCACGAACGCGGCGCTGGCGGCGGAGGTGCGCGCGCGGCTCGGCGCATAG
- the hisH gene encoding imidazole glycerol phosphate synthase subunit HisH: MTTRVTLFDYGAGNLHSLAKALEAAGAEVRVETDAARAVENTDALILPGVGAFQAAAQRLAPGRDAVRDALGAGLPALGICLGMQLLFDASDEGPGAGLGVIPGRVTRLDAARVPQIGWNAIDDARDPLFAASGLGVAYYANSFVCRPDDDAPVTAWSEHEGDRFPAAVRQGNVVGVQFHPEKSSAPGLAFVKAFVESVRDSGLGTRDSSSRSSPESRVPSPD, from the coding sequence ATGACGACGCGCGTGACGCTCTTCGACTACGGCGCCGGCAACCTGCACTCGCTCGCGAAGGCGCTCGAGGCAGCGGGCGCCGAGGTGCGCGTGGAGACCGACGCGGCGCGCGCCGTCGAGAACACCGATGCGCTGATCCTGCCGGGCGTCGGCGCGTTCCAGGCCGCGGCGCAGCGGCTGGCGCCGGGACGCGACGCGGTGCGCGACGCGTTAGGCGCCGGCCTGCCCGCGCTCGGCATCTGCCTCGGGATGCAGCTGCTGTTCGACGCGAGCGACGAGGGCCCCGGCGCGGGGCTCGGCGTCATCCCCGGCCGCGTGACGCGACTCGACGCGGCGCGCGTGCCGCAGATCGGGTGGAACGCGATCGACGACGCGCGCGACCCGCTGTTCGCGGCGTCGGGGCTCGGCGTGGCGTACTACGCGAACAGCTTCGTGTGTCGCCCGGACGACGACGCGCCGGTGACGGCGTGGAGCGAGCACGAGGGCGACCGCTTCCCCGCCGCGGTCAGGCAAGGCAACGTGGTCGGCGTGCAGTTCCACCCGGAGAAGAGCAGCGCGCCGGGACTGGCGTTCGTGAAGGCGTTCGTGGAGAGCGTTCGGGACTCGGGACTCGGGACTCGGGACTCGTCGTCGCGCTCGAGTCCCGAGTCCCGAGTCCCGAGTCCCGATTGA